One Paracoccaceae bacterium genomic region harbors:
- a CDS encoding AMP-binding protein, translating to MTESLRPGATSMVRGPVEPPLWDVTIPAMLARTCAVRPEAEAAVFTDSGLRWTWADFARALDGLATGLMELGVARGDRVGIWSPNRPEWLLTQFATARIGAILVNVNPAYRVAELEFALRKVGVSVLIQAAAFKSSDYLAMIAALAPELDDCAPGRLTSARLPDLRAVVRMGAGATPGCLSFDSLAATAPDAGRLDAATAMLDPGDPINIQFTSGTTGLPKGATLTHRNIVNNARFTTATMRFLPDDRLCIPVPLYHCFGMVMGTLGCVAQGATMVFPGEGFDPLATLAAVQAERCSALYGVPTMFAAMLDHPRFTEFDLSTLRTGIMAGSPCPIEIMKRVVAQMHMGQVTIAYGMTETSPVSFQSHVDDPLDKRVTTVGRIHPHLEVRLAGPDGEPVPVGQIGELCTRGYSVMQGYWADSERTAEAIDPEGWMHTGDLATLDAEGYCNIVGRVKDMLIRGGENVYPREIEEFLFGHPAVQLVQVFGIPDPTYGEEVCAWIVLRPGATATEEEIRDWCRGRIAHYKVPRHVRFRGELPMTVTGKAQKFLMRQAMVQELGLTEIATA from the coding sequence ATGACCGAAAGCCTGCGCCCCGGCGCAACATCCATGGTGCGGGGCCCGGTGGAGCCGCCCCTGTGGGATGTGACGATTCCCGCGATGCTGGCGCGGACCTGCGCCGTCCGGCCCGAGGCCGAGGCGGCGGTGTTCACCGACAGCGGGCTGCGCTGGACATGGGCCGATTTCGCGCGGGCGTTGGACGGGCTGGCGACGGGCCTGATGGAGCTGGGGGTGGCGCGGGGCGACCGTGTGGGCATCTGGTCGCCGAACCGGCCCGAATGGCTGCTGACCCAGTTCGCCACGGCACGGATCGGCGCGATCCTGGTCAACGTGAACCCGGCCTATCGGGTGGCGGAGCTGGAATTCGCGCTGCGCAAGGTGGGGGTGTCGGTGCTGATCCAGGCCGCGGCCTTCAAGTCGTCCGACTATCTGGCGATGATCGCGGCACTTGCGCCGGAACTGGATGACTGCGCCCCCGGCCGGCTGACGAGCGCCCGGCTGCCCGACCTGCGCGCGGTGGTGCGGATGGGCGCGGGGGCGACGCCCGGCTGCCTGTCGTTCGACAGCCTGGCCGCCACGGCGCCCGACGCCGGGCGGCTGGATGCCGCCACCGCCATGCTGGACCCTGGCGACCCGATCAACATCCAGTTCACCAGCGGCACCACCGGCCTGCCCAAGGGGGCCACGCTGACGCATCGCAACATCGTCAACAACGCGCGTTTCACGACGGCGACGATGCGGTTCTTGCCCGATGACCGGCTGTGCATTCCGGTGCCGCTGTATCACTGCTTCGGCATGGTGATGGGCACGCTGGGCTGCGTGGCGCAGGGCGCGACCATGGTGTTCCCCGGCGAGGGGTTCGACCCGCTGGCGACGCTGGCGGCGGTGCAGGCGGAACGCTGCAGCGCGCTGTACGGCGTGCCGACGATGTTCGCCGCGATGCTGGACCATCCGCGCTTTACGGAATTCGACCTATCCACATTGCGGACGGGCATCATGGCGGGTTCGCCTTGCCCGATCGAGATCATGAAGCGGGTGGTGGCGCAGATGCACATGGGACAGGTGACGATCGCCTACGGGATGACCGAGACGTCCCCGGTGAGTTTCCAGAGCCATGTCGACGACCCGCTGGACAAGCGCGTGACGACGGTGGGGCGCATCCATCCGCATCTGGAGGTCAGGCTGGCGGGGCCCGACGGCGAGCCCGTTCCGGTCGGGCAGATCGGCGAGTTGTGCACGCGGGGCTATTCGGTGATGCAGGGCTACTGGGCCGATTCCGAGCGCACGGCCGAGGCCATCGACCCCGAGGGCTGGATGCATACCGGCGACCTGGCGACGCTGGATGCCGAGGGGTACTGCAACATCGTGGGCCGGGTGAAGGACATGCTGATCCGCGGCGGCGAGAACGTCTATCCGCGCGAGATCGAGGAATTCCTGTTCGGCCATCCGGCGGTGCAACTGGTGCAGGTGTTCGGCATCCCCGACCCGACCTATGGCGAGGAGGTCTGCGCCTGGATCGTGCTGCGCCCCGGCGCCACCGCGACCGAGGAGGAGATCCGCGACTGGTGCCGGGGACGGATCGCGCATTACAAGGTGCCGCGCCATGTGCGGTTCAGGGGGGAACTGCCGATGACGGTGACGGGGAAGGCGCAGAAATTCCTGATGCGTCAGGCGATGGTGCAGGAACTGGGCCTGACCGAGATCGCCACGGCCTGA
- a CDS encoding lysylphosphatidylglycerol synthetase family protein — protein MRDRWAVLKAILPYLVTAALFALGLYALQRLLAPVDLREVVDQIHQTPWSTVAVALAATLCGYLALAGYDWSALRYIGKPLPIPVVLTGGLMAYAFGNTIGLSAVSGGAVRWRVYSRLGLDGYDVAAVSTFAAVSFGVAATLVGLAALAAHPGALAAIIPFGAPMVRTVALAAIAAIVVPLVIASVSGRALRIGRFSLRAPSLPVLAGQVVFSAADIGFSALTLYILLPSSDLEFLTFLAVFAAATMAGIISHVPGGVGVFETVVIAAMPASMPVGQVAAALLLFRLTYYLLPFALALIVLAIFELWQTVGGAGGQTALGRLLGVMAPGLNAVSPLAPLVLAAMIFGSGLWMSLAALVPPTSDAAEAAQALLPLAFVEGSALLSSALGAGLIVLALGVVRRSLGAWLLAVATMAAGAVVAIVDGFDLQRAAALAAGVLVLLPFRHVFHRRAILTHAAMSPGWIILVLSTIAAFGFVLFFAHKSTPYAHELWWQFAMDERAPRAWRAGLVGGLLVGVTALALLLHGPRYRPQPPDVDLRARAVAIAAAAGDPAAARALGLAQHLMLSPKGGAFIGFRIAAGAWISDAGPQGTEPEIEELAGLFADAARRAGARPVFQNLPEDHAALAIDIGLAVNRAGAEAVLDLSQRPDQAAIAPDLQAALTRAFAAGMSFRVERGADPATPARAILQRNGAEVAQARLWWQPGLAASLVAAEGMAADLAEVLLAALVLRLRDDGCPAVSLARRAEGAGDGGAVWQVALRLGAVPRGLLTAEPSTARPVAHLR, from the coding sequence GTGCGGGACCGATGGGCCGTCCTGAAGGCGATTCTGCCCTATCTGGTCACGGCGGCGCTGTTCGCGCTCGGCCTCTATGCGCTGCAACGCCTTCTGGCGCCGGTCGACCTGCGCGAGGTGGTCGACCAGATTCACCAGACACCGTGGAGCACCGTCGCCGTGGCGCTAGCGGCCACGCTCTGCGGCTATCTGGCGCTTGCAGGCTATGACTGGTCCGCGCTTCGCTACATCGGCAAGCCGCTGCCGATCCCGGTGGTCCTGACCGGCGGGCTCATGGCCTATGCCTTCGGGAACACCATCGGGCTTTCGGCGGTCTCGGGCGGCGCGGTGCGCTGGCGCGTCTATTCGCGGCTCGGGCTCGATGGCTATGACGTCGCCGCCGTCTCCACCTTCGCCGCCGTGTCCTTCGGGGTGGCGGCGACGCTGGTGGGGCTTGCGGCGCTTGCGGCGCATCCCGGCGCGCTTGCCGCGATCATACCCTTCGGGGCGCCCATGGTGCGGACGGTCGCGCTCGCGGCGATCGCGGCCATCGTCGTGCCGCTGGTGATCGCCTCGGTCTCGGGGCGGGCGCTGCGGATCGGGCGCTTCTCGCTGCGCGCGCCCAGCCTGCCGGTGCTGGCCGGACAGGTGGTGTTCAGCGCGGCCGACATCGGGTTCTCGGCGCTGACGCTCTACATCCTGCTGCCGTCGTCCGACCTCGAGTTCCTGACGTTCCTTGCGGTCTTTGCCGCCGCCACCATGGCCGGCATCATCAGCCACGTTCCCGGCGGCGTCGGCGTGTTCGAGACGGTGGTGATCGCCGCCATGCCCGCGTCGATGCCGGTGGGGCAGGTGGCGGCCGCGCTCCTGCTGTTCCGGCTCACCTACTACCTGCTGCCCTTCGCGCTGGCGCTGATCGTCCTGGCGATCTTCGAACTCTGGCAGACCGTGGGCGGCGCGGGCGGGCAGACGGCCCTCGGCCGGTTGCTCGGTGTGATGGCACCGGGGCTGAACGCGGTGTCGCCGCTGGCCCCGCTGGTGCTGGCGGCGATGATCTTCGGCTCGGGCCTGTGGATGAGCCTGGCCGCCCTGGTGCCTCCGACATCCGACGCCGCCGAGGCCGCGCAGGCGCTCTTGCCGCTGGCCTTTGTCGAGGGGTCTGCGCTTCTGTCATCGGCGCTTGGCGCGGGGCTGATCGTGCTGGCGCTGGGCGTGGTCCGGCGCAGCCTGGGGGCCTGGCTGCTGGCCGTGGCCACCATGGCGGCCGGCGCGGTCGTGGCCATTGTCGACGGGTTCGACCTGCAGCGGGCGGCGGCCCTGGCGGCGGGGGTTCTGGTCCTGTTGCCGTTCCGGCATGTGTTCCACCGCCGCGCGATCCTGACCCATGCCGCCATGTCGCCCGGCTGGATCATCCTGGTGCTGTCCACCATCGCGGCCTTCGGGTTCGTGCTGTTCTTCGCACACAAGTCCACGCCCTATGCACATGAACTGTGGTGGCAGTTCGCGATGGACGAACGCGCGCCCCGCGCCTGGCGGGCGGGGCTGGTGGGCGGACTGCTGGTCGGCGTGACGGCGCTTGCGCTGCTGCTGCACGGCCCGCGCTACCGCCCGCAGCCGCCCGACGTCGACCTGCGGGCACGGGCGGTCGCCATCGCCGCCGCTGCGGGCGATCCGGCGGCGGCGCGGGCGCTCGGGCTGGCGCAGCATCTGATGCTGTCGCCCAAGGGCGGCGCCTTCATCGGGTTCCGCATCGCGGCCGGGGCCTGGATATCCGACGCCGGTCCGCAGGGCACCGAACCCGAGATCGAGGAACTGGCCGGTCTCTTTGCCGATGCCGCGCGGCGCGCGGGTGCCCGGCCGGTGTTCCAGAACCTGCCCGAGGATCACGCGGCGCTGGCCATCGACATCGGCCTCGCGGTGAACCGCGCCGGAGCCGAGGCCGTGCTCGATCTCTCGCAGCGGCCGGACCAGGCCGCCATCGCCCCCGATCTCCAGGCTGCGCTGACCCGCGCCTTCGCGGCGGGCATGTCCTTCCGCGTCGAACGCGGCGCCGACCCGGCCACACCCGCCCGCGCCATCCTGCAACGCAACGGGGCCGAGGTCGCGCAGGCGCGGCTCTGGTGGCAGCCCGGCCTTGCCGCCAGCCTGGTCGCGGCCGAGGGCATGGCCGCCGATCTGGCCGAGGTTCTGCTCGCCGCCCTTGTCCTTCGGCTGCGCGACGACGGCTGCCCGGCCGTGTCGCTGGCCCGCAGGGCCGAGGGCGCGGGCGATGGCGGGGCGGTCTGGCAGGTCGCGCTGCGGCTGGGCGCGGTGCCGCGCGGGCTGCTGACCGCCGAACCCTCGACCGCGCGACCCGTCGCGCATCTGCGCTAG
- a CDS encoding MurR/RpiR family transcriptional regulator translates to MSEPDTKPAAVETFDALRHRIRNRFSDLSPHLQRIARSALDEPSVFALSTTSTIAGLLQIQPSTLIRFAKEFGYAGFSDLQKVFRQRLIEGTPNLRDRVDTSIAERTSPPDAAEVLRTCVEAQIAALRDLSRTCPPEDFAAALDLLRGARHVYIAGLRRSHPIASYLSYGLLRLERPCSLLDFGGGMAGPQLGTMSGSDLLVAIAFPPFSQPVVDVVMDAYVSGRNILAITDSTASPLARHASVALLVEAVAPSQLQPISGAIGLVQALVTALGDAMQRGQETAAKA, encoded by the coding sequence ATGTCAGAACCCGACACCAAACCCGCCGCCGTCGAGACCTTCGACGCGCTGCGCCACCGCATCCGCAACCGCTTCTCCGATCTCAGCCCGCACCTGCAACGGATCGCCCGGTCCGCCCTGGATGAACCGAGCGTCTTTGCCCTCAGCACGACATCGACCATCGCCGGCCTGCTGCAGATCCAGCCCTCGACGCTGATCCGCTTTGCCAAGGAATTCGGCTATGCCGGCTTTTCCGACCTGCAGAAGGTCTTTCGGCAGCGCCTGATCGAGGGCACGCCGAACCTGCGCGACCGGGTCGACACCAGCATCGCCGAACGCACCTCGCCGCCCGATGCGGCCGAGGTGCTGCGGACCTGCGTGGAGGCGCAGATCGCCGCCCTGCGCGACCTGTCGCGGACCTGCCCGCCCGAAGACTTCGCCGCCGCGCTCGATCTCCTGCGGGGCGCGCGCCATGTCTACATCGCCGGGTTGCGCCGGTCCCACCCGATCGCAAGCTACCTGTCCTATGGCCTGCTGCGGCTTGAGCGGCCCTGTTCCCTGCTGGACTTCGGCGGCGGCATGGCGGGGCCGCAGCTGGGCACCATGTCCGGGTCCGACCTGCTGGTGGCGATCGCCTTTCCGCCCTTCTCGCAGCCGGTGGTCGATGTGGTCATGGACGCCTATGTCAGCGGCCGCAACATCCTGGCCATCACCGACAGCACGGCCAGCCCGCTGGCACGCCACGCCTCGGTGGCCCTGCTGGTCGAGGCGGTCGCGCCGTCGCAGTTGCAGCCGATCTCGGGTGCCATCGGTCTGGTGCAGGCCCTGGTGACGGCATTGGGCGATGCCATGCAGAGGGGGCAGGAAACCGCGGCGAAAGCCTGA
- a CDS encoding ABC transporter substrate-binding protein: MSDSKFTRRGLLGSATAAGGVAAFMGPWRHNRVYAQATDKPIRIGLTSDASGQYANSGASDRRGMLMAIEEANARGGVLGRRIEHLHIDTETTPATGSRVAERMITREDCGFLIGAVHSGVANAISQIAQKYGVIYLNTNSSSPTESGENCHRVKFVWDGNGTNFAKAATKNAIDAYGPDWMLLTNDYGWGHDTAATTKALLAEYGGTVMEEILIPQGTRDFTAALLKLQQAKPGVVAAAIGGDDQKAMRQQVAQLGMGASPAWINSQQDWPDVYGLPIENLFGVFGTTWYYKLDLPGVAEFVAKYQAMYPDTAMRVPGNVFYNGYMATRELLSAIERAGSTNNIAVIKALEGHRMPAESRMQHHDAYIDPNTHQVQQTIYLASANPSPSEPDDLFSIVTQSDPETVRDTGSAAKCALESYEATPTFDA, translated from the coding sequence ATGTCGGACTCGAAGTTCACGCGGCGCGGCCTGCTCGGGTCGGCCACCGCAGCCGGCGGGGTGGCGGCGTTCATGGGGCCATGGCGGCACAACCGGGTCTACGCGCAGGCCACGGACAAGCCGATCCGCATCGGCCTCACCTCGGACGCCAGCGGGCAATATGCGAACTCGGGCGCCAGCGACCGCCGGGGCATGCTGATGGCCATCGAGGAGGCGAACGCGCGCGGCGGCGTGCTGGGCCGCAGGATCGAGCATCTGCACATCGACACCGAGACGACGCCCGCCACCGGCAGCCGCGTGGCCGAGCGCATGATCACCCGAGAGGACTGCGGGTTCCTGATCGGTGCGGTCCATTCGGGCGTTGCGAACGCAATCAGCCAGATCGCCCAGAAATACGGTGTGATCTATCTCAACACCAACTCGTCCTCGCCCACCGAAAGCGGCGAGAACTGCCACCGGGTGAAGTTCGTCTGGGACGGCAACGGCACCAACTTTGCCAAGGCCGCGACGAAGAATGCGATCGACGCCTACGGGCCGGACTGGATGCTGCTGACCAACGACTACGGCTGGGGCCATGACACGGCGGCAACCACCAAGGCACTGCTGGCCGAATATGGCGGCACCGTCATGGAAGAGATCCTGATCCCGCAGGGCACGCGCGACTTCACCGCCGCCCTGCTGAAGCTGCAGCAGGCCAAGCCGGGCGTGGTTGCGGCCGCCATCGGCGGGGACGACCAGAAGGCGATGCGCCAGCAGGTCGCGCAGCTGGGCATGGGGGCAAGCCCGGCCTGGATCAACAGCCAGCAGGACTGGCCCGACGTCTATGGCCTGCCGATCGAGAATCTGTTCGGCGTGTTCGGCACCACATGGTACTACAAGCTTGACCTGCCGGGCGTGGCGGAGTTCGTGGCAAAGTACCAGGCCATGTATCCCGACACCGCGATGCGGGTTCCCGGCAACGTGTTCTACAATGGCTACATGGCGACGCGCGAACTGCTTTCGGCCATCGAGCGTGCGGGCAGCACGAACAACATCGCGGTCATCAAGGCGCTGGAGGGGCACCGCATGCCGGCCGAAAGCCGGATGCAGCACCACGATGCCTACATCGACCCGAACACCCACCAGGTGCAGCAGACGATCTATCTTGCGTCGGCCAATCCGTCGCCTTCAGAGCCCGACGATCTGTTCAGCATCGTCACGCAATCCGACCCGGAGACGGTGCGCGACACCGGATCGGCCGCGAAATGCGCGCTGGAAAGCTATGAGGCCACGCCGACCTTCGACGCCTGA
- a CDS encoding branched-chain amino acid ABC transporter permease translates to MFDLLPHIINGLTLGLLFALIALGFTLIVGVMEVINLAHGSLFALGAYFALATIGADWFAETPFGAWWLGLPLTARYVLALAVGPVLAGVAGMLLELCLRPTYGKPALYGLLLTFGAALVVEEIIRLVWGTGEQNLPVPQSINGAVLLGGMIFSKYKLFAAAFSALAILVVWLFLERTPYGAIIKAGAHDSEMVRALGYDLSRLRLLVFGFGAALAGLAGVIMVPIWGLRPHVGIDVVIPAFLIIVIGGVGSFWGAVIAALMVGLAVGITGAYASAWATMSMYILLIAVVGFRSRGLLGRKSALET, encoded by the coding sequence ATGTTCGATCTGCTTCCGCACATCATCAACGGGCTGACGCTCGGCCTTCTCTTCGCGCTGATCGCGCTTGGCTTCACGCTGATCGTGGGCGTGATGGAGGTGATCAACCTCGCGCATGGATCGCTGTTCGCGCTTGGTGCCTATTTTGCACTGGCGACGATCGGGGCCGACTGGTTCGCGGAAACGCCTTTCGGCGCCTGGTGGCTGGGGCTGCCGCTGACCGCGCGCTATGTGCTTGCGCTTGCTGTCGGGCCAGTGCTGGCCGGGGTCGCGGGGATGCTGCTGGAGCTTTGCCTGCGGCCGACCTATGGCAAGCCCGCGCTCTACGGGCTTCTGCTGACCTTCGGCGCCGCCCTGGTGGTGGAAGAGATCATCCGCCTTGTCTGGGGCACCGGCGAGCAGAACCTGCCCGTGCCGCAGTCGATCAACGGCGCGGTGCTGCTGGGTGGCATGATCTTTTCGAAGTACAAGCTGTTTGCCGCCGCGTTCAGCGCGCTGGCGATCCTTGTGGTCTGGCTTTTCCTCGAGCGCACGCCCTATGGCGCGATCATCAAGGCCGGTGCGCATGACAGCGAGATGGTGCGCGCGCTTGGCTATGACCTGTCGCGCCTGCGGCTTCTGGTGTTCGGCTTCGGTGCGGCGCTGGCGGGATTGGCGGGGGTGATCATGGTGCCGATCTGGGGTCTGCGCCCGCATGTCGGCATCGACGTCGTGATCCCGGCATTCCTGATCATCGTGATCGGCGGTGTCGGCAGCTTCTGGGGCGCGGTGATCGCCGCGCTGATGGTCGGTCTCGCGGTCGGGATCACCGGGGCCTATGCCTCGGCCTGGGCGACGATGTCGATGTACATCCTGCTGATCGCCGTGGTCGGGTTCCGGTCGCGCGGCCTGCTGGGCCGCAAATCCGCGCTGGAGACCTGA
- a CDS encoding branched-chain amino acid ABC transporter permease: MITLSDIPARGGSPLTPAMGLFAALVVTAPFWLQPVGLYQYLGIEVAIWILFAMGFNLLFGYAGLHSFGHGAYLGVGAYAFGLFQKQVEVSLWGGLGAAVLAATAAGAVVGLFLSHRRGIYYALMTIAFGQVFWFSAIKLRWITGGEDGLLGIPRPDLVLGGWRVDLDDNRAFYFFVATILMAAVVLMWLLVNGPFGRVLQAIRQNEMRARFIGYDVWRYKWAAFTLSAAFAGLAGGLFAMAQQSAYPDVMALHQSGLIVMMVLVGGGLVSFWGPVLGVLLYFVARDVLGGLTEAWLLWYGLMFMVMVVLRPEGLAGLIHILSRPRAADPAAARAKEV; the protein is encoded by the coding sequence ATGATCACGCTGTCCGATATCCCGGCGCGCGGCGGATCGCCCCTGACACCCGCGATGGGCCTGTTTGCCGCGCTGGTCGTCACCGCGCCGTTCTGGCTGCAGCCGGTCGGCCTTTACCAGTATCTGGGGATCGAGGTGGCGATCTGGATCCTGTTCGCGATGGGGTTCAACCTGCTGTTTGGCTATGCCGGGCTGCATTCCTTTGGCCACGGGGCCTATCTGGGGGTTGGCGCCTATGCCTTCGGCCTGTTCCAGAAGCAGGTGGAGGTCAGCCTGTGGGGCGGTCTGGGGGCCGCGGTTCTGGCCGCGACGGCGGCGGGGGCGGTCGTCGGCCTGTTCCTGTCGCACCGCCGCGGCATCTATTACGCGCTGATGACCATCGCCTTCGGGCAGGTGTTCTGGTTCTCGGCGATCAAGCTGCGCTGGATCACCGGAGGCGAGGACGGGCTGCTGGGCATCCCGCGCCCCGATCTGGTGCTGGGCGGATGGCGGGTGGACCTGGATGACAACCGGGCCTTCTATTTCTTCGTGGCGACGATCCTGATGGCGGCGGTTGTCCTGATGTGGCTGCTGGTGAACGGCCCGTTCGGCCGGGTGTTGCAGGCGATCCGGCAGAACGAGATGCGCGCGCGGTTCATCGGCTATGACGTCTGGCGCTACAAATGGGCGGCCTTCACCCTGTCGGCGGCGTTTGCCGGGCTGGCCGGGGGCCTGTTCGCGATGGCGCAGCAAAGCGCCTATCCGGATGTCATGGCGCTGCACCAGTCGGGACTGATCGTGATGATGGTGCTGGTCGGTGGCGGGCTGGTGAGCTTCTGGGGGCCGGTGCTGGGGGTCCTGCTGTACTTCGTTGCACGCGACGTGCTGGGCGGCCTGACCGAGGCGTGGCTGCTGTGGTACGGGCTGATGTTCATGGTCATGGTGGTGCTGCGTCCCGAGGGCCTCGCAGGGCTGATCCACATCCTGTCGCGCCCGCGCGCCGCCGATCCCGCGGCCGCGCGGGCCAAGGAGGTGTG